In one Sphingobium indicum B90A genomic region, the following are encoded:
- a CDS encoding tyrosine-type recombinase/integrase — MALSSLALSKAKPREKPYKLADGHGLYLLITPQGGRYWRMNYRFGGKAKTMAMGVFPLITLAEAREKRDAARRLLAAGSDPSATRKEAEAREAFEATTGFRTVAEEWLAKREREGLGAVTLGKVKWLLEFAYPSLGNRKISEITSMELLAVLRQVEGRGRHETARRLRSVCGRIFRYAIATGRAEHDLSANLRDALTTPKVKHLAAITNSQQVGPLMRAIETFDGHAVTRAALRLAPHVFVRPGELRHAEWAEIDFDKALWCIPAEKMKMRRPHRVPLSRQSLAIFASIREITGTGKFVFPGFQSLKRPMSENALNGALRRLGYSGDEMTSHGFRAMASTLLNEMGRWHPDAIERQLAHAEADAVRRAYARGEYWDERVAMMQAWSDYLDDLAGKPPT, encoded by the coding sequence ATGGCACTTTCATCCCTTGCACTGAGCAAAGCAAAGCCCCGTGAAAAGCCCTACAAGCTCGCAGACGGGCACGGCCTCTACCTTCTGATTACCCCTCAAGGCGGCCGTTACTGGCGCATGAATTACCGGTTCGGCGGCAAAGCCAAGACGATGGCAATGGGGGTGTTCCCATTGATCACCCTGGCGGAAGCGCGAGAGAAACGAGATGCGGCCCGGAGGCTACTCGCGGCTGGATCGGACCCGAGCGCAACACGCAAGGAAGCTGAGGCACGCGAAGCGTTTGAAGCGACCACTGGCTTTCGGACCGTCGCCGAAGAGTGGCTGGCGAAACGAGAACGCGAAGGGCTTGGGGCCGTCACCCTTGGCAAAGTGAAGTGGCTGCTTGAGTTCGCCTATCCCTCTCTGGGCAACCGAAAGATCAGCGAGATCACGAGCATGGAACTGCTGGCAGTTCTACGTCAGGTCGAAGGTCGCGGTCGGCACGAGACTGCCAGACGGTTGAGAAGTGTGTGCGGCAGGATCTTTCGTTATGCGATCGCCACCGGACGGGCAGAACATGATCTATCGGCCAATCTGCGCGACGCCCTGACCACGCCCAAGGTGAAGCATCTGGCTGCAATCACCAACAGTCAGCAGGTCGGCCCACTCATGCGGGCAATCGAAACCTTTGATGGCCATGCGGTTACACGGGCAGCTCTGCGACTTGCGCCTCATGTTTTCGTCCGCCCCGGCGAGCTACGTCATGCCGAATGGGCCGAGATCGATTTCGACAAGGCGTTGTGGTGCATCCCGGCGGAAAAGATGAAAATGCGCCGCCCCCATCGCGTACCGCTATCGAGGCAGTCGCTGGCGATCTTTGCTTCCATTCGAGAGATCACCGGGACAGGTAAGTTTGTCTTTCCCGGCTTCCAGTCCTTGAAGCGTCCTATGTCCGAGAACGCTTTGAACGGAGCGCTTCGTAGACTCGGCTATTCAGGCGACGAGATGACGAGTCACGGCTTTCGAGCCATGGCGAGCACCTTGCTCAATGAAATGGGAAGATGGCATCCAGACGCTATTGAGCGCCAATTAGCACATGCTGAAGCTGACGCGGTTCGGCGCGCCTATGCCCGAGGAGAATATTGGGACGAACGTGTAGCGATGATGCAGGCATGGTCGGACTATCTCGATGACCTAGCCGGTAAGCCACCAACTTGA
- a CDS encoding SbcC/MukB-like Walker B domain-containing protein: MADQLENLRVLEQSSGALRGIAEAFDGQNEMRTSLETFAIGAMFDQVLEAANLRLDPMTTGRYRFERDTESIGGRSKRGLDVRVHDIETGRAREIITLSGGETFIAALSLALGLSDIVEMTNGAIRLDTIFIDEGFGSLDTDNDAGTLDQVLQVLQNIVGERRAVGLISHVPLVQQAVPNGFTVHKGANGSQIEARAG, from the coding sequence TTGGCCGACCAACTTGAGAACCTTCGGGTCCTTGAGCAGTCCTCGGGAGCACTGCGCGGTATCGCGGAAGCCTTCGATGGTCAGAACGAGATGCGGACGAGCCTCGAGACATTCGCCATTGGTGCTATGTTCGATCAGGTTCTTGAAGCGGCGAACCTCCGGCTCGATCCAATGACCACCGGCCGATATCGGTTCGAGCGCGACACCGAGAGCATCGGAGGACGCTCAAAACGAGGGCTGGACGTTCGCGTCCACGACATCGAGACCGGCCGCGCCCGCGAGATCATCACGCTTTCGGGCGGCGAGACCTTCATCGCAGCCTTGTCCCTCGCACTCGGCCTGTCCGACATCGTCGAAATGACAAACGGGGCCATCAGGCTCGACACCATTTTCATCGATGAGGGCTTCGGCAGCCTCGATACAGATAACGACGCCGGCACGCTCGATCAGGTCCTGCAGGTGCTTCAGAATATTGTCGGCGAGCGGCGTGCCGTGGGCCTGATTTCACACGTGCCCTTGGTCCAACAGGCAGTTCCAAATGGCTTCACCGTGCACAAGGGTGCAAATGGCAGCCAGATCGAGGCTCGGGCAGGCTGA
- a CDS encoding ATP-dependent nuclease: MQLERARIKNFRSLRDVEVEFGAHTALIGGNGAGKSSILKAIEMFYSTSKTCSADDFFGRDQSQPIAIELTFHRLSEQEATAFEDRVRDGKLVVTRIFDQSSSSGRYHGVVPQVADFLAIRAHATATSKRAAYNELRENNPAYAGLPNAGSQAAVDQALLEWEANHPEQLVLLPDDGQFFGFQNNSRGKLQRHTSFVFVPAVREASADAADGKASVIGKLLELLVRSQILQRPDVQAFKATMTEAYQALVSADNMPELGALAGTLTADLRGLYQDAEVSLNWREIGEMPVPLPMADVFLKDDGFGGPVDRQGHGLQRAFIFTLLQHLARTTVPESDDLQPDVNAGEVAPAVAPIPAQAPTLILAIEEPELYQHPTKQRHFADVLRGLSSGTLPGVQGHTQIIFGSHSPMFISMGKADEIRLTRRTPCEDSEFKQCALQALDLSNVAQKLRTGWDKPPEQYTAQTLIPRLHILGAELSEGFFANGVILVEGRSDKAALTATARMLGVSFEAAGIAILSAEGKANLDRPYVIFRELGIPTFILWDCDQQLPEDKRSPAIDLALSKLAKPEQQFQAAPTTDLIADCYAHFEKTLELKLKEDLTPVIHTECLAAACEPFGVHPSKDSQKIPDVVYQMLLRAKELGHESEMLTNLVRAMWRFFRDEEIPQAH, from the coding sequence GTGCAGCTTGAGCGCGCGCGCATAAAGAACTTCAGATCACTTCGCGATGTTGAAGTGGAATTCGGCGCGCATACGGCCCTGATCGGCGGCAATGGTGCAGGAAAGTCGTCTATCCTGAAGGCGATCGAAATGTTCTACTCAACCTCCAAGACCTGCAGCGCCGACGATTTCTTCGGCCGCGATCAGTCGCAACCGATAGCGATCGAACTCACTTTCCACCGGTTAAGTGAGCAGGAGGCCACCGCTTTTGAAGATCGCGTGCGGGATGGGAAGCTCGTTGTCACGCGAATATTTGACCAGAGCTCTTCAAGCGGCAGGTATCACGGCGTTGTTCCTCAAGTCGCTGATTTCTTGGCGATCCGTGCCCACGCTACCGCCACATCGAAGCGCGCTGCCTACAACGAGCTTCGCGAGAATAATCCAGCTTATGCTGGTCTCCCGAACGCTGGCAGTCAGGCGGCAGTAGATCAGGCGCTCCTAGAATGGGAGGCAAACCACCCCGAACAGCTAGTGTTGCTCCCCGACGATGGTCAGTTCTTCGGATTTCAGAACAATAGTCGCGGCAAACTCCAGCGACACACCAGCTTTGTGTTCGTACCTGCCGTACGAGAAGCCTCAGCGGATGCGGCAGACGGCAAGGCGAGCGTCATCGGAAAGTTGCTCGAACTGCTGGTGCGAAGTCAGATCCTCCAGAGGCCAGATGTCCAAGCATTCAAGGCAACGATGACTGAAGCCTACCAGGCGCTGGTATCTGCCGACAACATGCCGGAGCTCGGCGCGCTTGCCGGGACGCTGACGGCCGATCTGCGGGGCTTATACCAAGATGCCGAAGTTTCGTTGAATTGGCGCGAAATCGGCGAAATGCCGGTTCCACTTCCCATGGCTGACGTGTTTCTCAAGGATGACGGATTTGGCGGTCCAGTAGACAGGCAGGGTCATGGCCTTCAGCGCGCGTTTATCTTCACGCTGCTCCAGCATCTCGCGCGCACTACAGTACCGGAGAGCGACGACCTTCAGCCAGATGTGAACGCCGGTGAAGTCGCGCCGGCAGTGGCGCCTATTCCGGCGCAGGCGCCTACGCTCATCCTCGCGATCGAGGAACCCGAGCTCTACCAGCATCCGACCAAACAGCGACATTTCGCAGACGTGCTGCGCGGCTTGAGTAGTGGCACTCTTCCTGGTGTCCAAGGCCATACGCAGATTATCTTCGGCTCGCATTCGCCGATGTTCATTTCGATGGGCAAAGCCGATGAGATCAGATTGACTCGCCGAACACCCTGTGAAGACAGTGAGTTTAAGCAATGCGCGCTGCAGGCGCTCGACTTGTCGAATGTCGCTCAGAAGCTGAGAACTGGATGGGACAAGCCGCCGGAACAATATACCGCGCAGACGCTCATTCCGAGATTGCACATCCTAGGTGCCGAGCTTTCGGAAGGGTTCTTTGCCAACGGCGTCATACTGGTCGAGGGGCGAAGCGACAAAGCAGCACTCACAGCGACGGCACGAATGTTGGGTGTGAGCTTCGAAGCGGCGGGGATCGCGATTTTGTCGGCCGAAGGCAAAGCGAACCTCGATCGTCCATATGTGATCTTTCGCGAGTTGGGAATTCCGACATTCATTCTCTGGGATTGTGACCAGCAACTGCCTGAGGACAAACGATCGCCTGCTATCGATCTCGCGCTCAGCAAGCTTGCGAAACCCGAACAGCAGTTCCAAGCAGCCCCCACGACTGACCTGATCGCGGACTGCTATGCTCATTTCGAAAAGACGCTAGAGTTAAAACTCAAGGAGGACCTGACGCCCGTCATCCACACGGAATGTCTTGCCGCCGCGTGCGAACCGTTCGGGGTCCACCCCAGTAAAGATAGCCAAAAGATTCCCGACGTTGTCTACCAGATGCTGTTGCGGGCGAAGGAACTAGGGCATGAAAGCGAAATGCTAACGAACCTTGTTCGTGCGATGTGGCGCTTCTTCCGTGATGAGGAAATTCCACAGGCGCACTAA
- a CDS encoding DUF2889 domain-containing protein, translated as MHLRRQVRALAMRPGQLNFPLNPDYGTGSTIRRVSLRARPNRVDSHLLDNFHEMRCSILHDASIVTAIAGQGIRLPTTACPGAIAQLQSLVGLPIGTPRRDFYTGGIARRHCTHLLDLAVMAIGHAQGPSMEIVYEAEVPDEVELPVPITIRRNGRLVCRWLVRQGAILDPLELRGRPLGAGFAAWASRAFEQDRLEAATILARTWLIAIGRRYRPSQVAGRPARDNPEMLGRCYAYSAGQVETAAMTGEDEVHLHHPQREA; from the coding sequence TTGCACCTGCGCCGGCAGGTCCGCGCCCTTGCCATGAGACCCGGGCAGCTCAACTTTCCACTCAATCCGGATTACGGGACCGGCTCCACCATTCGTCGCGTGTCCCTGCGCGCGCGGCCCAATCGGGTCGACAGCCATCTCCTCGACAATTTCCATGAAATGCGCTGTTCCATCCTGCATGACGCCTCGATCGTGACCGCCATTGCGGGCCAAGGCATCCGCCTTCCCACCACGGCATGCCCCGGCGCGATCGCCCAGCTTCAGTCCCTGGTCGGGCTGCCGATCGGCACGCCAAGGCGCGACTTCTACACCGGGGGGATCGCGCGCCGTCATTGCACCCATCTTCTGGACCTGGCGGTCATGGCGATTGGCCATGCTCAAGGACCGTCGATGGAGATAGTCTATGAAGCGGAAGTCCCGGATGAGGTAGAATTGCCAGTCCCCATCACGATCCGGCGAAACGGCCGGCTGGTCTGTCGCTGGCTGGTCCGACAGGGTGCGATTCTCGATCCGCTGGAGCTTCGGGGAAGACCGCTGGGAGCAGGCTTCGCCGCATGGGCCAGCCGCGCCTTTGAGCAGGATCGACTTGAAGCCGCCACCATCCTGGCGCGGACTTGGCTCATAGCCATCGGTCGGCGCTACCGCCCCTCACAAGTTGCAGGTCGACCTGCTCGCGACAACCCGGAGATGCTCGGGCGATGTTATGCATATAGCGCCGGGCAGGTGGAAACCGCCGCCATGACTGGAGAGGACGAGGTTCATTTGCACCACCCCCAGCGTGAAGCGTAA
- a CDS encoding enoyl-CoA hydratase/isomerase family protein, with translation MNGPAITLDIDDGIAWLTLARPEKRNSVDPEFAFRLHELAERCAAERDIRSVVLTGSGKYFCVGGDIDAFSAAGEDAEAAVGALARSFHAGVHRLATMEKPLVTAINGPAAGAGLSLAILGDIALAAASAHFTSAYSAVGLTPDGGASWWLPRLVGMRRAQEMLFANRRIRAEEAAAIGLVTRMVPDDALRAEASAIASTLAKGPIRALARCRALLMESATADLAAQLDREAASIAKSAGAAEGREGVAAFLAKRPPRFA, from the coding sequence ATGAACGGTCCGGCCATCACTCTCGACATTGATGACGGCATCGCATGGCTGACGCTGGCACGCCCCGAAAAGCGCAACTCCGTCGATCCTGAATTCGCATTCCGCCTTCATGAACTGGCGGAGCGATGCGCGGCGGAGCGGGACATACGCTCCGTCGTCCTCACCGGAAGCGGCAAATATTTCTGCGTCGGCGGCGACATCGACGCCTTCTCCGCCGCCGGGGAGGACGCCGAAGCGGCGGTCGGCGCCCTTGCGCGCAGTTTCCACGCCGGCGTCCATCGGCTCGCCACGATGGAAAAGCCTCTGGTCACGGCGATCAATGGTCCTGCCGCCGGTGCGGGGCTTAGCCTTGCAATATTGGGGGACATTGCGCTGGCGGCCGCCTCCGCGCATTTCACCTCGGCCTATAGCGCCGTCGGACTGACGCCGGATGGCGGCGCATCATGGTGGCTGCCGCGCCTGGTCGGGATGCGGCGGGCGCAGGAAATGCTGTTCGCCAATCGACGAATCAGGGCGGAGGAAGCGGCCGCCATCGGCCTTGTGACGCGCATGGTCCCCGACGACGCGCTTCGTGCCGAGGCGTCGGCCATTGCGTCGACGCTCGCAAAGGGGCCGATCCGCGCACTCGCCAGATGCCGCGCTTTGCTGATGGAATCGGCAACCGCCGACCTTGCCGCCCAGTTGGATCGCGAGGCCGCCTCGATTGCCAAGTCCGCCGGTGCCGCCGAAGGGCGGGAAGGAGTCGCCGCCTTCCTGGCGAAGCGACCGCCGCGTTTCGCATAG
- a CDS encoding phosphotransferase, translated as MNALVEDNSGTAAVRPGYELDLGALDAWMRAHVSDYAGPLTIEQFKGGQSNPTYKLLTPGKTYVLRKQPPGPLLKGAHALDREARVLAALSRAGFPVAAVHGLCTDPAVIGTIFYVMDMVEGRIFWDAALPGVSPPERAALFDAMNATIADLHSIDHVAAGLADYGRPGNYFERQIARWSRQYLEDAQAGRDPYMDRLVEWLPAHIPPGEETSIVHGDFRIDNLIFHPTQPRVLAVLDWELSTLGHPGADFAYHAMMYRMPPHIVAGLGGSDPAALGIADEEAYLAAYCRRRGLADMPGYDFYVAFNFFRLAAIFHGIKGRVIRGNASSAQARERVAVLPELMRLAWRQAEKAGAR; from the coding sequence ATGCCCTGGTCGAAGACAATAGCGGAACCGCCGCCGTTCGCCCCGGCTATGAGCTGGATCTGGGAGCGCTGGACGCCTGGATGCGCGCCCATGTCTCCGACTATGCCGGGCCGCTCACGATCGAGCAGTTCAAGGGCGGGCAGTCCAATCCGACGTACAAGCTGCTCACGCCCGGCAAGACCTATGTCCTGCGCAAGCAACCGCCCGGCCCCTTGCTCAAGGGCGCCCATGCGCTCGACCGGGAGGCAAGGGTGCTCGCCGCCCTCTCGCGGGCAGGCTTTCCGGTCGCCGCCGTCCATGGCCTGTGCACCGATCCCGCGGTCATCGGCACGATCTTCTACGTCATGGACATGGTGGAAGGCCGCATCTTCTGGGATGCCGCGCTTCCCGGCGTGTCTCCCCCGGAAAGAGCCGCGCTGTTCGATGCGATGAACGCGACGATCGCCGATCTCCACAGCATCGATCATGTGGCCGCCGGCCTTGCGGACTATGGCCGACCCGGCAACTATTTCGAACGGCAGATAGCGCGCTGGTCCCGCCAATATCTTGAGGACGCGCAGGCGGGCCGCGATCCCTATATGGACCGGCTGGTGGAATGGCTCCCCGCCCACATCCCGCCGGGCGAGGAAACGAGCATCGTCCATGGCGATTTCCGCATCGACAATCTGATCTTCCACCCGACGCAGCCTCGCGTGCTGGCCGTGCTCGACTGGGAGCTTTCGACCCTGGGGCATCCGGGCGCGGACTTCGCCTATCATGCGATGATGTATCGGATGCCGCCGCACATCGTCGCGGGCCTCGGCGGGAGCGACCCCGCCGCGCTCGGCATAGCCGATGAAGAGGCCTATCTCGCGGCCTATTGCCGGCGCAGGGGTCTGGCGGACATGCCGGGTTACGACTTCTACGTGGCCTTCAACTTCTTTCGGCTCGCGGCCATCTTCCACGGCATCAAGGGCCGGGTCATCCGTGGCAACGCCTCCTCCGCGCAGGCGCGCGAGCGGGTTGCGGTACTGCCGGAACTCATGCGCCTGGCGTGGCGGCAGGCGGAGAAGGCCGGCGCCCGATGA